From a region of the Zingiber officinale cultivar Zhangliang chromosome 10B, Zo_v1.1, whole genome shotgun sequence genome:
- the LOC122030379 gene encoding adenylate kinase isoenzyme 6 homolog, whose product MADGGGRARPNILVTGTPGTGKTTTCSLLAEATNLRHINVGELVRAKDLHDGWDEEFECHIINEDLVCDEIEDKMEDGGNIVDYHGCDFFPERWFDCVVVLQTDNSILHDRLSSRGYMGPKLMNNIECEIFQVLLEEAKASYAEEIVVALQSDTVEDISRNVANLTEWAANWTPR is encoded by the exons ATGGCCGACGGCGGCGGAAGAGCGAGGCCGAACATCCTGGTGACCGGGACGCCGGGGACGGGGAAGACGACGACTTGCTCGCTCCTCGCAGAAGCCACCAACCTCCGCCACATAAACGTCGGCGAGCTCGTCCGTGCGAAGGATCTCCACGACGGCTGGGACGAGGAGTTCGAGTGCCACATCATTAACGAGGATCTG GTGTGCGATGAAATCGAGGATAAAATGGAAGATGGTGGTAACATTGTGGACTATCATGGATGTGATTTTTTCCCAGAACGTTGGTTTGATTGTGTGGTGGTTCTTCAGACTGACAATTCTATTTTGCACGACCGTTTAAGTAGCAG AGGATACATGGGTCCGAAGCTTATGAACAATATCGAATGCGAGATCTTCCAAGTCCTACTAGAGGAGGCCAAGGCGAGTTATGCCGAAGAAATTGTAGTAGCATTGCAGAGTGACACTGTCGAAGATATCAGTAGGAACGTAGCCAATCTGACCGAATGGGCTGCTAATTGGACTCCTCGTTGA
- the LOC122029403 gene encoding dolichyl-diphosphooligosaccharide--protein glycosyltransferase subunit 1A-like, translating to MATSSRFAFFLFCLSLLYSTALSDLVISRVDRRVDLTSHVVRILSSLKVENGGNEIASEVLLAFPNMQAKNLAAIKTFYSEGKGKEKGSSVSLPTTLVEPKGMPQELTFYSVSLPKGLGKGGAITLDVLSVFTHSLQPFPEEITQADVQLVLYQDSAYYLSPYKVKMQTLGIRLPGGRVESYTKHPNSKLVDSEIRYGPFEKLPAFSYSPIVLHFENNNPFAVAHELLREIEISHWGNVQVTEHYTLVHGGALTKGGFSRLDYQARPAIRGVSSFNHLIFRLPPRAHSIYYRDEIGNISTSHLWGDSRKTQLEIEPRFPIFGGWQTSFTVGYGLPLQDFLFKLDGKYMLNITFGSPMDEVVIDNLIVKIVLPEGSKGIIAAVPFPTKQAEEIKYSHLDIVGRPVLVLEKNNVVPEDNIYFQVYYQFSKISLLREPMMLISGFFLLFVACIVYIHTDMSISKSSASYIAKIQSEEVQATVQQVLNIINQCLAVHDKLEASLRDLSRTGDVQSCKTLRRTADAQLKELVKELKPLTTFLHHSPQASHILPKVEELIAKEKDLQDKMMLKHSTVVDCFEKKYSGKDIENRIAPQQQKLTVLRQEMDDLHEFLDEI from the exons ATGGCGACGTCGTCTAGATtcgccttcttcctcttctgcctGTCACTCCTGTACTCTACCGCGCTCTCCGACCTTGTGATCTCGAGAGTCGATCGACGG GTGGATTTGACTTCCCATGTTGTACGGATATTGTCCTCGTTAAAG GTAGAGAATGGTGGTAATGAAATTGCATCAGAAGTTTTGCTGGCATTTCCTAATATGCAAGCAAAAAACTTGGCAGCTATTAAAACATTTTATagtgaaggaaaaggaaaagaaaagggttCTAGTGTTAGTCTTCCTACTACACTAGTTGAACCAAAAGGAATGCCCCAAGAGTTGACTTTTTATTCTGTGTCCTTACCTAAAGGTTTAGGAAAGGGAGGAGCTATTACTTTGGATGTGCTTTCTGTATTCACTCATTCTCTGCAACCATTTCCTGAAGAAATTACTCAAGCTGATGTGCAACTTGTACTCTATCAGGATAGTGCCTACTATCTATCTCCTTACAAAGTGAAAATGCAGACTCTTGGTATTAGATTGCCTGGTGGAAGAGTTGAATCTTACACAAAACATCCAAATTCAAAACTTGTTGATTCAGAAATTAGATACGGTCCATTTGAAAAGCTTCCTGCCTTCTCCTACTCTCCTATAGTTcttcattttgaaaataataatcctTTTGCTGTTGCACATGAATTGTTACGTGAGATTGAGATTTCTCATTGGGGTAATGTTCAAGTTACTGAACACTATACTCTTGTTCATGGAGGTGCCCTAACAAAGGGAGGGTTTTCTAG GCTCGACTATCAAGCCAGACCGGCAATAAGAGGGGTTTCATCGtttaatcatttaatttttaGATTGCCACCAAGGGCACATTCTATATATTACAGAGATGAAATTGGAAACATTTCAACCTCACATTTGTGGGGTGATTCTAGAAAG ACACAACTAGAAATAGAGCCAAGATTTCCAATATTTGGTGGTTGGCAAACATCATTCACTGTTGGCTATGGTTTACCATTGCAAGATTTTCTATTCAAGTTGGATGGAAAGTATATGCTCAATATTACATTTGGCAGTCCTATGGATGAGGTTGTCATTGACAATCTCATTGTAAAG ATTGTCCTTCCAGAAGGTTCAAAAGGAATTATTGCTGCTGTTCCCTTTCCTACAAAGCAAGCAGAAGAG ATTAAATATTCCCACCTTGACATCGTTGGAAGGCCCGTTTTAGTCTTGGAAAAGAATAATGTTGTTCCAGAAGATAACATCtatttccag GTCTACTACCAGTTCAGCAAGATCTCATTGCTAAGGGAGCCAATGATGCTAATTTCTGGCTTCTTCCTCCTTTTTGTTGCTTGCATTGTTTACATTCACACTGATATGTCAATCTCGAAGTCTTCTGCGTCATATATTGCAAAAATTCAATCAGAGGAG GTGCAAGCAACAGTTCAACAGGTTCTTAATATCATCAACCAGTGTTTAGCAGTTCATGACAAGCTGGAGGCCTCACTAAGAGATCTCTCAAGGACTGGAGATGTCCAGTCTTGTAAAACACTTCGTAGGACAGCTGATGCACAGCTCAAGGAATTGGTTAAGGAGTTGAAGCCATTGACAACATTTTTACACCATTCTCCTCAGGCTTCCCATATATTACCAAAG GTGGAGGAGCTGATTGCTAAGGAGAAAGACTTGCAAGACAAGATGATGCTGAAACACTCCACCGTGGTTGATTGTTTTGAAAAGAAGTACAGTGGAAAAGATATAGAGAACCGCATTGCTCCTCAGCAGCAGAAATTAACTGTCCTGAGGCAAGAGATGGATGACCTTCACGAGTTCCTTGATGAAATCTAA
- the LOC122029268 gene encoding probable ubiquitin-conjugating enzyme E2 23 codes for MYQVWRSTSILRTYYNIVDIDFACISNTPSIVKAIDDNEIQVEITWIDGSETTEITSDVTVVDRRFKHGKVVASAVSTQQLGLVMNVNISVDLLSMDGKVIRNVCSKDLKPIKEVNVHDFVVLGSAFGKVKKTVDIVTILSDDGSICEAIDVNPLKLRPLLKYTRNCPYYPGQRVRSVLNTVFKSTRWISGSRKANRLEGTVIKVHPASVNIDWIYPLDLNDTELPPVAWHNPKDLTMLSFFTYTQWKLTAFCQLPSCQQPPSVVSKGTSTSKETNGTKSTEGSQESWPDFDKMLQNILSKREMKALKKSLEKEEGLKSNGTKEYEVQSTSLILSSQNDDQFFPGNSVTEKTLSEEVDSIECNRVDVVVSVNFEDSIVCVRWSDKLKQLDREELVSAYDLDIEYKYCYGDFAVRVSSTPIDDVTILSNFGNIVDFRDGDVVVAWADGVISKKTNSVNNSEDTTTSPEVSAGESQEDNISEYKFEHYDITENATSREVTSDTQEDNIREYEFKHFDIIENATDNHYYGGDKTDNSGREWASRVQREWKILQKNLPDDIYVRAFEERMDLIRATIIGADGTPYQNDIFFFDLYLPPDYPKVPPVIE; via the exons ATGTACCAAGTATGGAGGTCGACCTCCATACTTCGTACATATTACAACATCGTCGATATAGACTTCGCTTGTATTAGCAACACTCCCAGTATCGTTAAAGCTATTGATGACAACGAGATACAAGTCGAAATAACTTGGATTGATGGTTCTGAGACCACAGAAATTACTAGTGATGTTACCGTAGTGGACAGAAGATTCAAGCATGGTAAGGTTGTTGCTTCTGCTGTATCAACACAACAATTAGGCCTTGTTATGAATGTCAATATTTCGGTTGATTTACTTTCTATGGATGGGAAAGTGATAAGAAATGTCTGTTCTAAAGATCTCAAACCCATAAAAGAAGTCAATGTCCATGATTTTGTAGTTCTGGGTTCTGCATTTGGCAAGGTAAAGAAAACCGTAGATATTGTTACCATTCTATCTGACGATGGATCCATATGTGAAGCAATTGACGTTAATCCTTTGAAACTGAGACCTCTTTTGAAGTACACTAGAAATTGCCCATACTATCCGGGTCAAAGGGTAAGATCTGTTTTAAACACTGTTTTCAAAAGTACTAGATGGATTTCTGGCTCGCGCAAAGCTAATCGTCTTGAAGGCACTGTCATCAAAGTTCACCCAGCTTCTGTGAATATCGATTGGATATATCCTTTGGATCTGAATGATACTGAGCTGCCACCTGTTGCTTGGCACAATCCGAAGGACTTAACTATGTTGTCTTTCTTTACCTACACACAATGGAAATTAACTGCTTTTTGTCAACTTCCATCTTGTCAGCAGCCACCATCTGTTGTTTCTAAAGGTACTTCAACTTCCAAAGAGACAAATGGCACCAAGTCGACTGAGGGTTCTCAGGAAAGCTGGCCTGACTTCGATAAAATGCTACAGAACATCTTATCTAAGAGAGAGATGAAAGCTTTGAAGAAGTCTTTGGAAAAAGAAGAaggtttgaaaagt AATGGGACGAAAGAATATGAGGTGCAATCGACATCATTAATTCTGAGTTCTCAAAATGACGATCAATTCTTCCCTGGAAATTCTGTGACAGAAAAGACATTAAGCGAAGAAGTTGATTCTATTGAATGCAACCGTGTTGATGTAGTTGTAAGTGTGAATTTTGAGGATAGTATTGTATGTGTAAGATGGAGTGACAAATTAAAACAATTGGATCGTGAGGAACTTGTTAGTGCATATGATCTTGATATAGAATATAAGTACTGCTATGGCGATTTTGCTGTGCGCGTCTCTAGTACTCCAATAGATGATGTAACAATTTTATCTAACTTTGGTAACATAGTTGATTTTCGAGATGGTGATGTTGTAGTTGCATGGGCAGATGGGGTGATATCAAAG AAAACTAATTCAGTGAACAATAGCGAGGACACTACAACATCACCAGAAGTTAGTGCTGGTGAATCACAAGAAGACAACATTAGTGAATATAAATTCGAACATTATGATATTACAGAAAATGCAACATCACGAGAAGTTACTAGTGATACACAAGAAGACAACATTAGAGAATATGAAttcaaacactttgatattattgaaAATGCAACGGATAATCATTATTATGGCGGCGATAAGACG GATAATAGTGGAAGGGAATGGGCTAGTAGAGTTCAACGAGAATGGAAGATTCTTCAGAAAAATCTACCTG ATGATATTTACGTTCGAGCATTTGAGGAACGAATGGATTTAATAAGGGCTACAATAATAGGAGCAGATGGGACGCCATATCAAAATGACATATTTTTCTTTGACTTATATCTTCCTCCAGACTACCCTAAAGTCCCACCGGTAAttgaataa
- the LOC122029269 gene encoding F-box/kelch-repeat protein At1g80440-like, with protein MEVELIPGLPDAVALECLIRLPFSFLRIARRVCKRWRHEISSSSFYRLRKAANVARLLAAFVVSNPKHPFEKWVALYDVTEQVWTRLPMIRDSAAECQVVAVGHELVVIGHRHSPGTNMVHVHNLLTGVWRLGAPMPGPRRAFFACAASAESPVVFVAGGRDQKGMALRSALAYDVETDAWAPLPDMARPLHKCRGFFARGLFGVFSGQLPTFEAFKATAGKWTTRRMVIHRRTEVAAEEEEGRASTSYLRALKHAHEQVLVLIIARSRGGIIDYFLGKLKERLQRVKLPTPYGIEEQRFVASLRKSNDFCDVESLCYFYF; from the coding sequence ATGGAGGTTGAGTTAATACCAGGGTTGCCTGACGCTGTTGCTCTTGAATGTCTCATCCGCCTCCCTTTCTCTTTTTTACGGATTGCTCGACGTGTCTGCAAGCGATGGAGGCATGAAATCTCTTCGTCATCTTTTTACCGCCTCCGTAAAGCCGCCAACGTCGCTCGTCTTCTTGCTGCATTCGTAGTATCGAATCCTAAGCATCCCTTCGAAAAGTGGGTAGCCTTGTACGACGTGACCGAACAAGTCTGGACGAGGCTGCCGATGATCCGTGACTCGGCTGCCGAATGTCAAGTGGTGGCCGTGGGGCACGAGCTGGTGGTGATAGGACATCGGCACAGCCCTGGGACTAATATGGTCCACGTGCACAATTTGTTGACCGGCGTTTGGCGGCTGGGGGCGCCCATGCCGGGCCCGCGGAGGGCCTTCTTCGCGTGCGCCGCCTCAGCGGAGTCGCCGGTGGTGTTCGTGGCCGGCGGGCGAGACCAGAAAGGGATGGCGCTGAGATCGGCGCTGGCCTACGACGTAGAGACGGACGCATGGGCGCCTCTGCCTGACATGGCGCGTCCCCTGCACAAGTGCAGAGGATTCTTCGCCCGTGGCTTATTCGGCGTTTTCAGCGGCCAGCTGCCAACGTTTGAGGCGTTCAAAGCCACGGCTGGCAAATGGACAACGAGGCGTATGGTGATCCATCGGCGGACGGAGGTGgctgcggaggaggaggaggggagggCGTCCACGTCCTACTTGAGAGCATTAAAGCACGCCCACGAGCAGGTGCTGGTGCTGATTATAGCAAGGAGTCGGGGAGGGATAATTGACTACTTTTTGGGGAAGTTGAAGGAGAGGTTGCAGAGGGTGAAGTTGCCGACGCCGTACGGTATCGAGGAGCAGAGGTTCGTGGCCTCGCTGAGGAAGAGCAACGACTTTTGCGATGTCGAGTCtctatgttatttctatttttaa